The following proteins come from a genomic window of Synechococcus sp. MW101C3:
- a CDS encoding Thivi_2564 family membrane protein, whose product MTLISLLVTLIVVGVLLWLVNNYIPMDSKIKNILNIVVVIAVVIWLLNLLGLTDNLRGIRVGS is encoded by the coding sequence ATGACGCTGATTTCGCTTCTCGTTACACTCATCGTTGTGGGGGTGTTGTTGTGGCTGGTTAACAACTACATTCCGATGGATAGCAAGATCAAGAACATTCTCAACATTGTTGTTGTCATTGCTGTCGTCATCTGGCTGCTCAATCTGCTGGGCCTGACGGACAACCTGCGCGGCATCCGCGTGGGGAGTTAG
- a CDS encoding SDR family NAD(P)-dependent oxidoreductase, producing the protein MDSSTDFTIILHLDDFGQRLTSLVDFEPSNAVSSLWTAFDNIRNLLSSFLIPGNDYRLVLLHHGQGDFGRRSASNAPSGFPTFFLTYVSALSGMLKSITSEFPSVKTTVVDISDSVLPSDSTQSYLDFILSLDEPEKEYSINEEGLHVHTMIPCQPSSATSEGALLPVSYPSCILAIGGARGIAVPVLEQLGSRNASLVVTGRSDINLPQWYSPGSTVPQIRSELIKMHRDSGETFTPASIEKEVRRISSSVEAIANLDRLSNLYASVIYFKVDLLDPNSHASVISELNTKRLRVDTIINVAGIIEDSLVSKKKLDSFNRVLSTKMNSLKLVFQVLEEHPVANVVNYASIAGKTGNYGQADYSAANELLNAGSWLSALLRPGLKVTSFNWGPWASSGMATQEVNDAFAERGIIPIPLDVGAQSVVSILTNQSELPLEVTSGLYDSTRFTQSNFDIQRLSESYPFLGQHSVSTTSSTEHGQLKETYKFYLDPHSLPYISSHRKFGQPVLPAASSCTFALEAYQRHLGSSALSLGRSALRVTTDVLSGIVFSDFTPRQLLFEANVADNQPFTCSLRDHRSKRYSYRTQVEQVPHPDISSKLLSSLSRSSNDGQPPLSVSQSDAYDRYLFHDGVMTVISGTSLIFQDTEVIVSTLQSHGTCGLLGVDSAAEGFLDPSLLDGLLQMGLIILRDLYQTSALPNRLVVDVYAAPVHGKQYLATGRIVEVNAVTSKAYYEGLITSEDGTPLLCLSYAEMTHSPSMID; encoded by the coding sequence GTGGACTCTTCTACTGACTTTACTATCATATTGCACCTTGATGACTTTGGACAGAGGCTGACCAGTCTTGTTGACTTTGAGCCATCCAATGCTGTGTCTTCTTTGTGGACAGCATTTGACAATATCCGGAATCTTCTCTCTTCCTTCCTAATTCCTGGCAATGATTATCGCCTGGTATTGCTCCATCATGGCCAAGGTGACTTTGGCAGGCGATCTGCGAGCAACGCTCCATCTGGCTTCCCAACTTTCTTCCTGACCTATGTTTCGGCTCTGTCCGGAATGCTTAAGTCAATTACGTCCGAATTTCCATCCGTCAAAACAACCGTAGTCGATATCTCCGATTCAGTCCTCCCCTCTGATAGCACCCAATCCTATCTCGACTTCATCCTGTCACTTGATGAACCTGAGAAGGAGTACTCAATCAACGAAGAAGGGCTGCATGTTCATACGATGATTCCTTGCCAACCTTCCAGCGCCACTTCGGAAGGTGCTTTACTCCCCGTATCTTATCCTTCTTGCATCTTGGCGATTGGAGGTGCTCGTGGTATCGCAGTTCCTGTCTTAGAGCAGCTTGGATCAAGGAATGCATCCCTTGTAGTAACTGGCAGATCTGATATAAATCTTCCCCAATGGTATTCTCCCGGTAGTACCGTGCCTCAGATCAGGTCTGAACTGATCAAGATGCATAGAGACTCAGGTGAGACCTTTACTCCAGCCTCCATTGAAAAGGAAGTGAGGAGGATTTCTTCTTCTGTTGAAGCTATTGCAAACCTTGACAGACTGTCCAATCTCTATGCATCAGTTATCTATTTCAAAGTAGACCTGCTTGACCCCAATTCTCATGCGTCGGTTATTTCTGAACTTAACACCAAGCGCTTACGAGTCGATACTATCATTAATGTAGCCGGTATTATTGAAGACTCATTGGTTAGCAAGAAGAAGCTTGATAGTTTTAACCGTGTCCTGTCAACAAAGATGAATTCGCTGAAGCTTGTCTTTCAAGTGTTAGAAGAGCATCCAGTCGCTAACGTAGTGAACTATGCATCGATTGCTGGCAAGACTGGCAACTATGGTCAAGCTGACTATTCTGCTGCCAATGAACTTCTAAACGCAGGTAGCTGGCTCTCTGCTCTCCTTCGCCCTGGGCTCAAGGTTACTTCATTCAATTGGGGACCATGGGCTTCATCGGGCATGGCGACTCAAGAAGTTAATGATGCTTTTGCCGAACGCGGCATCATTCCCATTCCTCTTGACGTTGGCGCACAAAGTGTTGTATCAATCTTAACCAATCAATCTGAGCTTCCCCTTGAGGTTACATCAGGCCTGTATGACTCTACTAGGTTTACCCAATCCAACTTTGACATACAGCGTCTTTCTGAGTCTTACCCATTCTTGGGACAGCATTCTGTTTCGACCACGTCATCTACAGAGCATGGACAGCTCAAGGAGACTTATAAGTTCTATCTTGATCCTCACAGTCTTCCTTATATTTCCTCCCATCGAAAGTTCGGGCAACCTGTTCTGCCAGCTGCGTCTTCCTGTACATTTGCCCTTGAAGCTTATCAGCGCCACCTTGGGTCGAGTGCTCTCTCTTTAGGTCGTTCTGCCTTGCGTGTCACCACTGACGTTCTCTCAGGAATCGTCTTCAGTGACTTTACTCCTCGCCAGCTTCTCTTTGAAGCCAATGTCGCAGATAATCAACCTTTCACCTGCAGCTTAAGGGATCATCGTTCAAAGCGCTATTCTTACCGAACTCAAGTAGAACAAGTACCTCATCCAGACATTAGTAGCAAGCTTTTATCCTCTCTATCCAGGTCCAGCAATGATGGCCAACCTCCTCTCAGTGTCAGTCAGAGTGATGCCTATGATAGGTATCTGTTCCATGATGGTGTGATGACTGTCATTAGTGGTACCTCCTTGATCTTCCAAGATACTGAGGTGATTGTCTCCACTTTGCAGTCTCATGGTACCTGTGGGCTACTAGGCGTAGATTCCGCTGCCGAAGGTTTTCTTGATCCATCTCTGCTTGATGGACTTCTTCAGATGGGTCTCATCATCCTCCGTGATCTCTACCAAACTAGTGCTCTGCCTAATCGCCTAGTTGTCGATGTTTATGCTGCTCCAGTCCACGGCAAGCAGTATTTAGCTACCGGACGCATTGTGGAGGTCAACGCTGTTACTAGCAAAGCCTATTATGAAGGACTTATTACTTCGGAGGATGGTACTCCTCTTCTTTGCCTTTCCTATGCAGAAATGACCCATTCTCCAAGCATGATTGATTAG
- a CDS encoding M28 family peptidase has protein sequence MSRSTTSALISHHCHLVVETDVGETLTVAILPGQRPQLDPLLVASHYDGPLHSIGVDVTASGLAALIELAMHWAAAPPRRTVWVVTFDQEEWGRLATSVLELELKARGQKLPLMVRLEMIAYTSATLRWAGWACFRCRGSPQRWVRGAGRWGVLALRGAFCGAVRCCGRLRRPRRSGRHFKLQRALQATRSRHVSMIGGRGGQR, from the coding sequence TTGAGCAGATCCACCACCTCAGCACTGATCAGCCACCACTGTCACCTCGTCGTCGAAACTGACGTTGGCGAGACGCTCACGGTTGCTATTCTCCCCGGCCAGCGCCCGCAGCTCGACCCGCTGCTGGTGGCGTCCCACTACGACGGGCCCCTGCACTCGATCGGCGTCGACGTGACCGCCTCTGGGCTGGCGGCCCTGATCGAGCTGGCCATGCACTGGGCCGCTGCGCCGCCCCGGCGAACCGTGTGGGTCGTGACCTTCGATCAGGAGGAATGGGGGAGGCTCGCCACCAGCGTGCTGGAGCTTGAACTCAAGGCCAGAGGCCAGAAACTGCCACTGATGGTGAGACTGGAGATGATCGCTTACACCAGCGCCACTCTGAGGTGGGCTGGGTGGGCCTGCTTCCGGTGCCGGGGGTCACCTCAGCGTTGGGTTCGGGGCGCCGGCCGCTGGGGTGTACTGGCGCTGAGGGGCGCTTTCTGTGGTGCCGTGAGGTGCTGCGGGAGGCTTCGCAGGCCCCGACGATCTGGCAGACACTTCAAGCTGCAGCGAGCGCTGCAGGCGACAAGGAGCCGTCACGTCAGCATGATCGGGGGTAGAGGTGGGCAGCGATGA
- a CDS encoding metallophosphoesterase family protein has product MTNPDVVAIGDVHGCASLLEQELTPHLDSGVELIFLGDLIDRAPEPDGDRKVLERVWQLQDNPAAYGLAGVTVLRGNHEQMLLESLAESKAGPAYDRWRYNGGEPALLPLASEHREWFEQLPVTAIRGGYLFVHAGVRPGVPLERQAFEDLIWIRKPFLSKPHGLPYTVVHGHTFRNDFQITHLPHRIGIDTGAYLSGRLTALRIEPATKLGSPMDQPGRRGSRHQ; this is encoded by the coding sequence ATGACCAATCCTGATGTGGTGGCGATCGGAGATGTGCATGGCTGCGCCTCCCTGCTCGAGCAGGAACTCACCCCACACCTGGACTCCGGCGTGGAGCTGATCTTCCTGGGGGATCTGATCGATCGAGCGCCTGAACCGGACGGCGATCGCAAGGTGCTGGAGCGGGTCTGGCAGCTGCAGGACAACCCGGCGGCCTACGGCCTGGCGGGTGTGACCGTGCTGCGGGGCAACCATGAGCAGATGCTGCTCGAGTCATTAGCGGAATCGAAAGCAGGGCCGGCTTACGATCGATGGCGTTACAACGGCGGCGAACCCGCGCTCCTGCCACTGGCGAGCGAACACCGGGAGTGGTTCGAACAGTTGCCGGTCACGGCGATTCGCGGCGGCTATCTGTTTGTGCATGCCGGCGTGCGGCCAGGGGTGCCGCTGGAGCGCCAGGCCTTCGAAGATCTGATCTGGATCCGCAAGCCCTTTCTCTCCAAGCCCCATGGGCTTCCATACACCGTGGTGCACGGCCACACATTCCGCAACGATTTCCAGATCACCCACCTGCCGCACCGCATCGGGATTGATACGGGGGCCTATCTGAGTGGCAGATTGACGGCGCTAAGGATTGAGCCCGCCACTAAGCTGGGCAGCCCCATGGATCAACCCGGGCGAAGGGGGAGCAGGCATCAATAA